From Geitlerinema sp. PCC 9228, one genomic window encodes:
- a CDS encoding DUF2839 domain-containing protein, which yields MGEAKRRKEALGDKYGKEPYIFPWLPLTKTQAKRFVKWTTRGAWVGIGILVVTWVTVLFIGPALGWWNVAR from the coding sequence ATGGGTGAAGCAAAACGTCGCAAAGAAGCTTTAGGCGATAAATACGGCAAAGAACCTTATATTTTTCCTTGGTTGCCTCTGACCAAGACGCAAGCTAAGCGCTTTGTGAAATGGACCACCAGAGGGGCTTGGGTTGGTATTGGGATTTTGGTGGTTACCTGGGTAACGGTTTTGTTTATTGGACCTGCCCTGGGATGGTGGAATGTCGCTCGATAA
- a CDS encoding DUF1815 family protein, which produces MFVRLAEQHRQFVKDLVMSLQALATVLERRGYLASCYTCGGQMNSASFMVSLGDNHLIRFLVSDYGITWTEMHDDRELMKLEGAEAINQLQELANTVKNEMCAQTQETVATR; this is translated from the coding sequence TTGTTTGTACGACTTGCAGAACAACATCGTCAATTCGTGAAAGACCTCGTCATGAGCTTGCAGGCGCTAGCCACAGTCCTAGAACGCCGTGGTTATCTGGCCTCCTGCTACACCTGTGGAGGGCAAATGAACAGTGCTTCCTTCATGGTCAGCTTGGGAGACAACCACTTAATCCGTTTTCTAGTGTCCGACTACGGCATTACTTGGACGGAGATGCACGACGACCGGGAGTTAATGAAACTCGAAGGTGCGGAAGCCATCAATCAGTTGCAGGAACTGGCCAACACGGTCAAAAATGAAATGTGCGCGCAAACTCAAGAAACTGTAGCTACCCGCTAG
- a CDS encoding zinc ribbon domain-containing protein — protein sequence MVKTKPAVDAKQTSQICPHCGVHTGKKPLSQRIHFCSHSGRGTHRDVGSSTSSLESRCRQYIHHRAEKYSLSVPVAGDGLVHSESLHRHTQ from the coding sequence GTGGTAAAAACTAAGCCTGCAGTAGATGCCAAACAGACCAGTCAAATTTGTCCCCACTGTGGTGTCCATACAGGGAAAAAGCCGCTTTCTCAAAGAATTCATTTCTGCTCCCACAGCGGTAGGGGAACCCATCGAGACGTAGGCAGCAGCACAAGTAGTTTGGAATCGAGGTGTCGCCAGTACATCCACCACAGGGCGGAAAAATATTCGTTGAGCGTCCCTGTTGCCGGGGATGGACTAGTTCATAGCGAATCTCTTCACAGGCACACCCAATGA
- a CDS encoding helicase C-terminal domain-containing protein, protein MPIEAKVHEQLREFLRSERQTPTLPLSPQWPHHLTMARLVARALRLGRSALIQTGLPPTIAARHRLSYLMSVLMWPGPVILVIPERWHQQLLDVEIPRLQDWNATTKPVVSSDRIDEENFSGLVVAAPEVWLRDRLFGGNRFSQNIPTIIDGVDDLKEWAFQQLTVALHPEDWNRLGQDLPDWSDTIYNYRAKLAKALFQHPANPYQCHLLDNDELGIIRELQQQISERQLPAAWQRFPQAQTISNWMFWSQLDRAYGYFSLFAAPVELASSLQSVWQQQPVVLIGGSLEPDTQAPLFRQQIGLPDVTCVKFSPDRHHEPIQLYMRDGLPLPNTPRFRHALYGEIQHLLAWQSEADSGLAVIVVGDIPLKKQVGSALAAEYGSRVHLESTACGDRDILVTGWSFWRHHQEVLPTPNLLAIATLPFPSLENPLVAGRVAYYKRQRQNWFRLYLLPEALQELQRAIAPVRSVQGVVALLDNRVLHRSYGTQVLSALSPHARLHDLLPPNG, encoded by the coding sequence GTGCCCATCGAAGCAAAAGTACACGAACAACTACGGGAATTTTTGCGTTCGGAGCGGCAAACACCGACGCTACCGCTGTCTCCTCAATGGCCGCATCATTTGACCATGGCTCGGTTGGTGGCGCGTGCTTTGCGTTTGGGTCGTAGTGCTTTGATTCAAACAGGTTTGCCACCGACGATTGCGGCGCGACATCGTTTGAGCTATTTAATGTCGGTGTTGATGTGGCCGGGTCCGGTGATTTTGGTGATTCCCGAACGCTGGCATCAGCAGTTGCTTGATGTGGAAATTCCTCGCCTACAAGATTGGAATGCGACGACCAAACCCGTGGTTTCTAGCGATCGCATAGATGAAGAGAATTTTTCGGGATTGGTGGTGGCTGCGCCAGAAGTTTGGTTGCGCGATCGTTTGTTTGGTGGCAATCGCTTTTCTCAAAACATCCCCACCATTATCGATGGGGTAGACGACCTCAAAGAATGGGCTTTTCAGCAGCTCACGGTTGCCCTCCACCCAGAAGATTGGAACCGTTTGGGGCAAGATTTACCGGATTGGAGCGATACGATTTACAACTACCGCGCCAAACTTGCCAAAGCCCTTTTCCAGCATCCCGCCAATCCCTACCAGTGCCATCTGTTGGATAACGACGAGTTGGGGATTATACGAGAGCTACAGCAACAAATAAGCGAACGCCAGCTTCCCGCAGCTTGGCAGCGCTTTCCCCAAGCACAAACCATCTCCAATTGGATGTTCTGGTCGCAGCTAGACCGGGCGTACGGCTATTTTTCCCTATTTGCCGCACCAGTGGAGCTAGCCAGTTCCTTGCAATCGGTTTGGCAGCAGCAACCGGTGGTCCTCATTGGCGGGTCTTTGGAACCGGATACCCAAGCACCCCTATTTCGCCAGCAAATTGGCTTGCCAGATGTGACCTGCGTGAAGTTTTCTCCTGACCGCCACCACGAACCCATCCAACTTTACATGCGCGATGGGTTACCTTTGCCCAACACGCCGCGTTTTCGCCATGCGTTGTACGGGGAAATCCAGCATTTGTTGGCTTGGCAAAGCGAAGCGGATAGCGGTTTGGCGGTTATTGTGGTGGGGGATATTCCATTGAAAAAACAGGTAGGGTCTGCTTTGGCGGCGGAGTACGGTTCCCGTGTGCATTTGGAGTCCACAGCCTGCGGCGATCGCGATATTTTGGTTACCGGTTGGTCATTTTGGCGGCACCACCAAGAGGTTTTGCCCACGCCCAATTTGCTGGCGATCGCCACCCTCCCCTTCCCTTCCTTGGAAAATCCTTTGGTGGCAGGGCGAGTGGCCTATTACAAACGCCAGCGGCAAAATTGGTTTCGACTGTATTTGTTGCCAGAGGCGCTGCAAGAACTGCAAAGAGCGATCGCACCGGTGCGATCGGTGCAGGGGGTTGTGGCTTTACTTGACAATCGAGTTCTCCATCGCAGCTACGGTACGCAGGTGCTATCGGCTTTAAGCCCCCACGCTCGCTTGCATGACTTGCTACCTCCTAATGGGTGA